Proteins encoded within one genomic window of Lysinibacillus louembei:
- a CDS encoding ABC transporter permease, producing the protein MVHFSKAFGRSLKALNIQLLHEQYKRALKKEKYIVRLIQVIILLSFLGLWEFASSNRWVDPLIFSAPSKVWHLFIEKWSDGTLMLHVNITLFETVLGFIIGTLLGTIIAAILWWSPFFSKVADPYLVVLNAMPKVALGPILIVAMGPGMTSIITMGAIISVIISTIVIYTAFTEVDTNYVKVLQTFNANRAQIFKEAILPASFPTIISTLKVNVGLSWVGVIVGEFLVSAKGLGYLIIYGFQVFNFNLVFLALMIIAVFATIMYQLVEFVERKLVKKSR; encoded by the coding sequence ATGGTGCATTTTTCCAAAGCGTTTGGAAGGAGCTTGAAAGCCTTGAACATTCAACTTCTTCATGAACAGTATAAAAGAGCATTGAAAAAAGAAAAATATATTGTTCGACTTATTCAAGTAATCATTCTTCTCAGCTTTCTCGGTTTATGGGAGTTTGCCTCGTCCAATCGTTGGGTCGATCCACTTATTTTTAGTGCACCATCAAAAGTATGGCATCTATTTATTGAAAAGTGGTCAGATGGCACGCTAATGCTACATGTCAATATTACACTATTTGAAACGGTATTGGGCTTTATTATTGGCACATTGCTTGGCACAATTATTGCGGCAATTTTATGGTGGTCTCCTTTTTTCTCGAAAGTGGCAGACCCTTATCTTGTCGTTTTAAATGCGATGCCTAAAGTGGCGCTTGGCCCTATATTAATTGTGGCGATGGGACCTGGTATGACATCGATTATTACAATGGGCGCTATTATTTCCGTTATCATTTCCACCATTGTTATATATACAGCTTTTACCGAAGTAGATACAAATTATGTAAAGGTGCTACAAACCTTTAATGCTAACCGTGCACAAATTTTTAAAGAGGCCATTTTACCAGCATCATTTCCTACTATTATCTCGACATTAAAGGTCAATGTTGGGCTATCTTGGGTTGGGGTAATCGTTGGGGAATTTCTTGTGTCGGCAAAAGGGCTAGGCTATTTAATTATTTATGGCTTCCAAGTGTTTAATTTCAATCTTGTATTTTTAGCATTGATGATTATTGCTGTATTTGCCACAATCATGTATCAGCTTGTGGAATTTGTAGAGCGCAAATTAGTGAAAAAAAGTAGATAG
- a CDS encoding FtsW/RodA/SpoVE family cell cycle protein translates to MKKYFATYFRNFDYPLFITYILLCLFGLVMIYSSSMMVAITEQKPPDAYYAKQLTNLKVAALAFIVGAFFPYKHYSNKTILFMLMCVMAVLLAWVNINGMSAGGSKSWISLFGIMNFQPSEYAKLFVILYFAGSLYKKGLRESSIQNVQPNDIIYPISIWLLILFSVGMETDLGAVLIIGVIAMSILAFSGIKGRTLGKFVAVLGIFGTIIIAAVFLIKGDILTESRMGRFLVLKNPFEYADGSGYQIVNGYLAIGAGGLEGRGLGQSIQKLGYLPHPETDFIMAIIAEELGVLGVAIVIGGLAFIVLRGLYIAMTTKDPLARMIAGGIAVWIGFQAFLNLAGLAGIFPLTGVTLPFISYGGTSILLLSLAMGILINISMYYKFDKRKQS, encoded by the coding sequence ATGAAAAAATATTTTGCTACTTATTTCCGCAATTTTGACTACCCATTATTTATTACATATATTTTACTATGTCTTTTTGGGCTTGTAATGATTTATAGCTCTAGTATGATGGTAGCTATTACGGAACAGAAGCCACCAGATGCTTATTATGCAAAGCAATTAACCAATTTAAAAGTTGCGGCATTAGCCTTTATAGTAGGTGCCTTTTTCCCGTATAAACACTATAGTAATAAAACAATTCTATTCATGTTAATGTGTGTAATGGCAGTCCTTTTAGCTTGGGTAAATATCAATGGGATGTCGGCAGGAGGCTCTAAAAGTTGGATTTCCTTATTTGGCATCATGAACTTCCAGCCTTCCGAATATGCTAAACTATTTGTCATTTTATACTTTGCAGGCTCACTTTATAAAAAGGGCTTGCGTGAAAGCTCCATTCAAAATGTACAGCCTAATGATATTATTTATCCAATTTCTATATGGCTGCTTATTTTATTTAGCGTTGGGATGGAAACAGACTTAGGAGCTGTTTTAATCATTGGTGTCATCGCGATGTCTATTTTAGCGTTTAGCGGTATTAAAGGTAGAACGCTAGGGAAATTTGTGGCGGTACTAGGTATTTTCGGTACGATTATTATAGCTGCTGTATTTTTAATCAAAGGCGATATTCTTACTGAAAGTCGTATGGGCCGCTTTTTAGTTTTAAAAAATCCGTTTGAATATGCTGATGGCTCGGGTTATCAAATTGTGAATGGCTATTTGGCAATTGGAGCAGGAGGGCTTGAAGGTCGGGGGCTAGGGCAATCGATTCAAAAGCTTGGCTATTTACCTCACCCTGAAACCGATTTTATTATGGCAATTATTGCAGAAGAGCTTGGGGTGCTTGGGGTAGCAATTGTGATTGGAGGACTTGCCTTTATTGTATTACGAGGTTTATATATTGCTATGACGACAAAAGATCCATTAGCGCGTATGATTGCTGGTGGAATTGCTGTATGGATTGGCTTCCAGGCGTTTTTAAATTTGGCAGGTTTAGCTGGGATTTTCCCTTTAACAGGTGTTACGTTGCCATTTATTAGTTATGGTGGTACGTCAATACTTTTATTATCGTTAGCTATGGGAATATTAATCAATATTTCCATGTACTATAAATTTGATAAGCGTAAGCAATCATAG
- a CDS encoding YlaI family protein, whose product MRVKCVICDTIQQLEDDLPLAKKLRNRPIHTYMCNSCSTRIADNTKRRLATGKFRFFRTSSKFDEEF is encoded by the coding sequence ATGCGTGTTAAATGTGTCATTTGTGATACAATCCAGCAGCTTGAGGATGATTTACCCCTTGCAAAAAAGCTGCGCAATCGACCAATCCATACGTATATGTGCAATTCATGTTCTACACGCATTGCTGATAATACTAAAAGAAGGCTCGCTACAGGCAAGTTTCGTTTTTTCCGCACCTCTTCAAAGTTTGATGAGGAATTTTAA
- a CDS encoding COX15/CtaA family protein: MQHSKYLKWLAVAATIGMLLILLGGALVTKTDSGLGCGRNWPDCNGSLIPKEITTEVLIEFSHRAVTGSVSILIVLLVAWTWRTLGHIREVKFLGFLAIFFLVAQALIGAAQVLWGQGDFILALHFGISLISFAAVLLLALIVFEVDRKFDADKVYIGKTLKWNIIGVTLYSYIVVYTGALVRHTDSSLVCPDWPFCRNSSPAELPRNMYEWVQMGHRFAVLLIVIWIAYITWHVVKHYKNQAVLYWGWILAFGLVIVQALAGMLVVITRLNLFVALLHSLFISILFGLFCYMILLVSRSNLNQRQ, encoded by the coding sequence TTGCAGCATAGTAAATATTTAAAATGGCTTGCAGTAGCAGCAACAATTGGGATGTTATTAATCCTTCTAGGCGGCGCGCTTGTGACAAAAACTGATAGTGGTTTAGGCTGTGGACGAAATTGGCCTGATTGTAACGGTTCGCTCATTCCAAAGGAAATTACAACAGAAGTATTAATTGAATTCTCACATCGTGCTGTAACTGGCTCAGTATCCATTCTTATAGTTCTTTTAGTCGCATGGACTTGGCGCACGCTTGGCCATATTCGTGAAGTAAAGTTTTTAGGCTTTTTAGCTATTTTCTTTTTAGTCGCTCAAGCATTAATCGGTGCCGCACAAGTATTGTGGGGACAAGGTGATTTCATTTTAGCACTGCATTTCGGCATATCATTAATCTCCTTCGCCGCCGTATTGCTGTTAGCACTCATTGTATTTGAAGTCGATCGCAAATTCGACGCAGATAAAGTGTATATTGGTAAAACATTGAAATGGAATATCATTGGTGTGACACTTTATTCTTACATTGTCGTATACACAGGTGCATTAGTACGTCATACGGACTCTAGTCTTGTCTGTCCTGACTGGCCATTTTGCCGAAATAGCTCTCCAGCTGAGCTCCCTCGCAATATGTATGAGTGGGTACAGATGGGGCATCGCTTCGCAGTATTACTTATCGTTATTTGGATTGCCTATATTACATGGCATGTTGTCAAGCATTACAAAAATCAAGCAGTCCTTTATTGGGGCTGGATTCTCGCTTTCGGTCTTGTCATTGTACAAGCATTAGCAGGAATGCTTGTTGTTATTACAAGATTGAATTTATTTGTTGCATTATTGCACTCTTTATTTATTTCTATCTTGTTCGGTCTATTTTGTTATATGATTCTACTCGTTTCTCGTAGCAATTTGAATCAGAGACAATAA
- the pyc gene encoding pyruvate carboxylase, with the protein MKKINKILVANRGEIAIRIFRACNELNIKTVAIYSREDSGAYHRYKADEAYLVGIGKKPIDAYLDIESIISIAKDAKVDAIHPGYGFLSENVDFARRCEEEGIQFIGPTSAHLDMFGDKVKAREQAIKADIPVIPGTDGPVADLAEVEAFGEKHGYPIMIKAALGGGGRGMRMVQAKEELVSAYERAKSEAKAAFGSDEVYVEKCIVKPKHIEVQILGDTTGEIIHLYERDCSIQRRHQKVVEIAPSNSISADLRQRICDAAVKLMRNVGYINAGTVEFLVAGDDFYFIEVNPRIQVEHTITEMITGIDIVHAQIKVAEGHALHSEAIGIPAQNDIPLFGYAIQSRVTTEDPTNDFMPDTGKLMVYRSSGGFGVRLDAGNGFQGAVVTPYYDSLLVKISTWGMTFAQAASKMDRNLREFRIRGVKTNIPFLENVVVHEKFLNGQFDTSFIDSTPELFRFPERKDRGTKLLSYIGNVTLNGFPGVEKRTKPIFVQPNKPKIDLLTAPLAGTKQILDERGAAGLVDWIKEQEDVLLTDTTFRDAHQSLLATRMRSQDMFQIADHTARMMHNFFSLEMWGGATFDVAYRFLKEDPWARLEKLRQQMPNVLFQMLLRGANAVGYTNYPDNLIREFIQESATSGIDVFRIFDSLNWIKGMEVAIDEVRNTGKIAEAAICYTGDILDDSRAKYTVQYYKDMARELEAAGAHILAIKDMAGLLKPEAAYRLISELKEATSLPIHLHSHDTSGNGIFLYAKAIEAGVDIVDTALGSMAGLTSQPSANSLYYATKGGSREVRADIEALEQLNYYWEDVRKYYKDFESGMNSPHSEIYVHEMPGGQYSNLQQQAKAVGLGDRWDEVKKMYSRVNFMFGDIVKVTPSSKVVGDMALFMVQNDLTEDNILERGQSIDFPDSVIEFFQGYLGQPHGGFPQDLQRVVLKEREAITVRPGELLAPVDFEQLEAELAGKIGRAVTKKDVLAYALYPKVFEEYANVYAQFGDTSVLDTPTFLYGLKLGEEIEVEIEKGKTLIVKLVSIGEPQHDGTRTIYFELNGQSRELVIQDLTVEADGNAAMKADPSNPNQIAATMPGTVLKVVVSKGSPVKRGDHLLITEAMKMETTVQAPKDGIVKEIYTAAGDAISTGDLLVELE; encoded by the coding sequence ATGAAGAAAATCAACAAAATTTTAGTAGCAAACAGAGGAGAAATCGCAATTCGAATTTTTCGAGCATGTAACGAGCTTAATATTAAAACCGTTGCGATTTATTCACGCGAGGATAGCGGCGCTTATCATCGCTACAAAGCAGACGAAGCTTACTTAGTAGGGATTGGCAAAAAGCCAATCGATGCCTATTTAGATATAGAAAGCATCATTTCGATTGCCAAAGATGCGAAAGTTGATGCCATTCATCCAGGCTATGGCTTTTTATCAGAAAATGTCGACTTTGCTAGACGCTGTGAGGAGGAAGGCATTCAATTTATCGGACCAACGTCAGCTCATTTAGATATGTTTGGTGATAAAGTAAAAGCACGTGAGCAAGCAATTAAAGCAGATATTCCGGTAATTCCAGGTACGGATGGTCCTGTAGCAGATTTAGCAGAAGTAGAGGCATTCGGTGAAAAGCATGGTTATCCAATTATGATTAAAGCAGCATTAGGCGGCGGTGGCCGAGGAATGCGTATGGTGCAAGCTAAAGAGGAGCTTGTCTCAGCTTACGAGCGAGCTAAATCAGAAGCGAAAGCAGCCTTTGGCTCTGATGAAGTGTATGTTGAAAAATGCATCGTCAAGCCAAAGCATATTGAAGTGCAAATTTTAGGGGATACAACAGGTGAGATTATTCATTTATATGAGCGTGATTGCTCAATTCAACGTCGTCATCAAAAGGTAGTAGAAATTGCACCATCGAACTCTATTTCTGCTGATTTACGTCAACGTATTTGCGATGCGGCAGTAAAGCTAATGCGCAATGTAGGCTATATTAATGCAGGTACTGTGGAGTTTTTAGTAGCAGGCGATGATTTTTACTTCATCGAGGTGAATCCACGAATTCAAGTGGAGCATACAATTACAGAAATGATTACAGGAATCGATATCGTCCATGCGCAAATTAAAGTAGCTGAAGGGCATGCATTACATTCTGAAGCGATTGGCATTCCAGCACAAAATGATATTCCGCTATTTGGTTATGCAATTCAATCTCGTGTAACGACAGAGGATCCAACGAATGATTTTATGCCAGATACAGGCAAGCTGATGGTGTATCGTTCAAGCGGTGGCTTCGGTGTGCGTTTAGATGCAGGGAACGGCTTCCAAGGAGCAGTTGTGACACCTTATTACGATTCACTTCTTGTGAAAATTTCAACATGGGGAATGACTTTTGCCCAAGCTGCGTCTAAAATGGACAGAAATTTGCGAGAATTCCGAATTCGAGGTGTGAAAACAAATATTCCATTTTTGGAAAACGTCGTTGTGCATGAGAAGTTTTTAAACGGGCAATTTGATACGAGCTTCATTGATTCAACACCAGAGCTGTTCCGATTCCCAGAAAGAAAAGACCGTGGAACAAAGCTATTAAGCTATATTGGTAATGTGACGCTGAATGGCTTCCCAGGAGTAGAAAAGCGAACAAAGCCAATTTTTGTACAGCCAAATAAACCTAAAATCGATTTATTAACAGCACCACTTGCTGGTACGAAGCAAATTTTAGATGAGCGTGGTGCGGCTGGTTTAGTTGATTGGATTAAAGAACAGGAAGATGTGCTGTTAACAGATACAACATTTAGGGATGCACATCAATCATTGCTTGCTACACGTATGCGTTCGCAGGATATGTTCCAAATTGCAGACCATACGGCACGCATGATGCATAATTTCTTCTCACTGGAAATGTGGGGGGGTGCAACATTCGATGTTGCTTACCGTTTCTTAAAGGAAGATCCATGGGCTCGTTTAGAAAAATTGCGTCAGCAAATGCCAAATGTACTATTCCAAATGCTATTGCGTGGAGCAAATGCGGTTGGCTATACGAACTATCCAGACAATTTAATTCGTGAATTCATTCAAGAATCAGCGACATCAGGTATTGATGTATTCCGCATTTTCGATAGCTTGAACTGGATTAAAGGAATGGAAGTTGCAATCGATGAAGTACGCAATACAGGGAAAATCGCTGAGGCAGCAATTTGTTATACAGGCGATATTTTAGATGATAGTCGTGCCAAATACACGGTGCAGTATTATAAAGATATGGCACGTGAGCTAGAGGCAGCAGGTGCACATATTTTAGCGATTAAAGATATGGCAGGCTTATTAAAGCCAGAAGCGGCGTATCGCCTAATTTCAGAATTGAAAGAGGCGACAAGCTTACCAATTCACTTGCATTCACATGATACGAGCGGCAATGGTATTTTCCTATATGCGAAGGCAATTGAAGCAGGAGTAGATATAGTTGATACTGCTTTAGGCTCAATGGCAGGCTTAACATCTCAGCCAAGCGCAAACTCTCTATACTATGCAACAAAGGGCGGTAGCCGCGAAGTACGTGCTGATATTGAAGCATTGGAGCAATTAAACTATTATTGGGAAGATGTACGTAAATACTACAAAGATTTTGAGAGCGGTATGAATAGTCCACACTCAGAAATTTATGTGCATGAAATGCCTGGTGGACAATATAGTAATCTACAGCAACAAGCAAAGGCGGTTGGACTTGGCGATCGTTGGGATGAAGTAAAGAAAATGTACTCACGTGTTAACTTTATGTTTGGAGATATTGTTAAAGTAACACCATCTTCAAAGGTTGTTGGGGATATGGCGTTGTTCATGGTACAAAATGATTTAACAGAGGATAATATTTTAGAGCGTGGGCAAAGTATCGACTTCCCAGACTCTGTTATTGAGTTTTTCCAAGGTTATTTAGGGCAACCACATGGTGGCTTCCCGCAAGATTTACAGCGTGTAGTATTGAAGGAGCGAGAGGCGATAACAGTTCGTCCAGGCGAGCTGTTAGCACCAGTTGATTTTGAGCAATTAGAAGCTGAGCTTGCAGGGAAAATCGGGCGCGCTGTAACGAAAAAGGATGTGCTTGCATATGCATTATATCCGAAAGTATTTGAGGAATATGCGAATGTTTATGCACAATTTGGTGATACATCTGTTTTAGATACACCGACATTCCTATACGGCTTAAAGCTTGGGGAAGAAATCGAAGTAGAGATTGAAAAAGGGAAAACATTAATCGTTAAGCTCGTATCGATTGGAGAGCCACAGCATGATGGTACACGTACAATTTACTTTGAGCTAAATGGTCAATCACGTGAACTTGTTATTCAAGATTTAACGGTTGAGGCGGATGGCAATGCTGCAATGAAGGCAGATCCATCTAATCCAAACCAAATTGCAGCAACAATGCCTGGTACAGTGTTAAAAGTTGTTGTATCAAAAGGTAGTCCTGTGAAGCGAGGCGACCACCTCTTAATTACAGAGGCAATGAAAATGGAGACGACAGTTCAAGCACCGAAAGATGGCATTGTCAAAGAAATTTACACAGCAGCAGGCGATGCGATTTCAACAGGCGATTTATTAGTCGAGCTAGAATAA
- a CDS encoding peptidyl-prolyl cis-trans isomerase: MQGIIPIKGAVTYNLTLDPTVWIFDDRKLDLKTYFDEKPVQEEDEKYLREVGAHWSREIMEGAVFPPTLKTERKFDRKGMVTGTFGIEIKPFLNNAGIKEDATEVVFECRNGEEHTFSIEEAKTLIFKYSQDGKPLTEDGPVHILLADGSNIDNPITHVEAIRVQ; encoded by the coding sequence ATGCAAGGAATAATTCCGATTAAAGGCGCTGTTACATATAACTTAACACTTGATCCAACTGTTTGGATTTTTGATGACCGTAAACTTGATTTAAAAACATACTTCGATGAAAAGCCGGTACAGGAAGAGGATGAAAAATATTTGCGTGAGGTTGGTGCACACTGGTCACGTGAAATTATGGAAGGAGCTGTCTTCCCCCCTACTTTAAAAACGGAAAGAAAATTCGACCGTAAAGGGATGGTAACAGGAACATTCGGCATTGAAATTAAACCTTTCTTAAACAACGCTGGCATTAAAGAAGACGCAACAGAGGTTGTTTTTGAATGCCGTAATGGAGAAGAGCATACTTTTTCAATTGAAGAAGCAAAAACGTTAATTTTTAAATATAGTCAAGATGGCAAGCCGTTAACTGAAGATGGACCAGTGCATATATTATTGGCTGATGGCTCAAACATTGATAACCCAATAACACATGTAGAAGCGATTCGTGTTCAATAG
- a CDS encoding YlaN family protein — protein sequence MDTTSQSSFQEKALTQLQADAEKIARLIKVQMDNLTMPQCPLYEEVLDTQMFGLSREIDFAVKLGLIEREQGKGILDSLEKELSLLHDAYTEK from the coding sequence ATGGATACTACATCACAATCTTCTTTTCAGGAAAAGGCATTAACACAATTGCAGGCGGATGCAGAGAAAATTGCCCGCTTAATTAAAGTGCAAATGGATAATTTGACAATGCCACAATGTCCTTTATACGAAGAAGTATTAGATACACAAATGTTTGGCTTATCACGCGAAATCGATTTTGCTGTGAAGCTTGGCTTAATTGAGCGTGAGCAAGGAAAGGGGATTCTTGATTCATTAGAAAAAGAATTATCCCTTTTACATGATGCGTATACAGAAAAATAA
- a CDS encoding ABC transporter ATP-binding protein, whose translation MAMLTVNHISHTYFSQEVATEALRDIHFSVAHGEFVSILGASGCGKSTLLSIMAGLLEPTVGDIVVEGNSQSMSIGYMLQQDYLFPWKTIEENVMLGLKLLKHEEAQAKQTAQQLLDAVGLPNVEKKYPRQLSGGMRQRVALARTLAVNPKILLLDEPFSALDYKSKLKLEDLVCAMLKSYEKTAILVTHDIGEAIAMSDRIILMSAKPGTIHKIFDVPQQLAALTPFEARTHASYGAFFQSVWKELESLEHSTSS comes from the coding sequence ATGGCGATGCTAACAGTCAATCATATTTCTCATACGTATTTTTCACAAGAGGTAGCGACAGAGGCATTGCGCGATATTCATTTTTCTGTTGCGCATGGTGAGTTTGTTTCAATTTTAGGGGCGAGTGGCTGTGGAAAATCGACATTGCTTTCAATTATGGCAGGTTTGCTAGAGCCAACAGTAGGCGATATTGTAGTTGAGGGAAATAGTCAAAGTATGTCGATTGGCTATATGCTACAGCAAGATTACTTATTTCCGTGGAAAACAATTGAGGAAAATGTCATGCTTGGTTTAAAACTGCTCAAACATGAGGAAGCACAGGCAAAACAAACAGCACAGCAATTGCTCGATGCTGTTGGCTTACCTAACGTTGAAAAAAAATATCCAAGACAGTTATCCGGCGGGATGCGGCAACGCGTTGCATTAGCAAGGACATTAGCGGTGAATCCTAAAATATTATTATTAGATGAGCCGTTTTCAGCGTTGGATTATAAATCAAAATTAAAGCTTGAGGATTTAGTATGCGCCATGCTGAAAAGCTATGAAAAAACGGCAATTCTAGTGACGCATGATATTGGTGAAGCGATCGCTATGAGCGACCGTATTATTTTGATGAGTGCAAAGCCTGGCACGATTCATAAAATATTTGATGTGCCGCAACAATTAGCCGCTTTGACACCATTTGAAGCGCGTACACATGCGAGTTATGGTGCATTTTTCCAAAGCGTTTGGAAGGAGCTTGAAAGCCTTGAACATTCAACTTCTTCATGA